The Nerophis lumbriciformis linkage group LG07, RoL_Nlum_v2.1, whole genome shotgun sequence genome window below encodes:
- the psme1 gene encoding proteasome activator complex subunit 1, whose translation MSDMDICVEAKQQVEDFSKKLTKEAEGLVSKFFPQKIEELQVLLKTHFSCNDLASLKAPLDIPIPDPVKEEAKRKKKEEKEEKEGKKDEKKKEEEEDSGPPCGPICCNERVETLLREVKPQIQTLKEKLNTVSMWLQLQIPTIEDGNNFGVAVQEKVFEILTSARTKIEGFQTQISKYYSERGDAVAKASKTAHVGDFRELVHQLDETQYFELRLMVLDICATYAALYDIIIKNYAKIKRPRGDCKALIY comes from the exons ATGTCCGATATGGATATTTGCGTCGAGGCGAAGCAGCAG GTGGAGGACTTCTCCAAGAAGCTCACCAAGGAG GCAGAAGGACTGGTCTCAAAATTTTTCCCCCAGAAGATTGAAGAGCTGCAGGTGCTACTGAAG ACTCATTTCAGTTGCAATGACCTGGCATCCCTGAAGGCACCGCTGGACATCCCAATACCGGATCCTGTCAAGGAGGAGGCCAAacgcaagaagaaggaggagaaggaggag AAGGAGGGCAAGAAAgacgagaagaagaaggaggaggaggaagattcAG GCCCTCCTTGTGGTCCGATCTGCTGCAACGAGCGAGTGGAGACGCTCCTGCGGGAAGTCAAGCCTCAGATTCAGACACTAAAGGAGAAGCTCAACACG GTTTCTATGTGGCTACAACTCCAAATACCCACAATTGAAGATGGTAACAACTTCGGAGTAGCAGTGCAA GAAAAAGTGTTTGAGATATTGACAAGTGCACGCACTAAAATCGAGGGATTCCAGACTCAGATTTCAAA ATACTACAGCGAGAGAGGTGACGCAGTAGCCAAAGCATCAAAGACCGCCCACGTG GGAGACTTCAGGGAGCTGGTTCACCAGCTGGACGAGACTCAGTACTTTGAGCTGCGCCTCATGGTGCTGGACATCTGTGCCACATAT GCAGCGCTCTATGACATCATCATCAAGAACTACGCCAAGATTAAGAGGCCCCGAGGAGACTGCAAGGCTCTTATCTACTAA
- the fitm1 gene encoding fat storage-inducing transmembrane protein 1, giving the protein MVILLTPQFNIMKDLNHGCAEFRRGRGRAFSAKGTDRVYFCKPCALLHTCQSYSTQAALLTHYTTKKTTKMVSGLVLLANSLLGLLNASLVFGTNLTGRLLASEAFRRHFHLLLSTLVLVGPVLSLWVSKYSVFANGNHYLYRKFLNSTWGWTCTLTSSFIILLSLSARHPASLCLRHLSRLGLSGLIWWGCQRLLTLLEDAAGTCYEPVLHGQESAASSAQPLLLLHEDQTKASCLSSRMQWRGYEVSQDVLILCLCCLLLVEELSVFGRHLHQKSPDGAPLRFTFLLCVLLLAVWVFLLLCVLAHFPKFPAQQLGGALGYLGWRGLYQGWFRLKPSWHCPGLPGDQLLTTKVE; this is encoded by the exons ATGGTCATTCTTTTAACGCCACAGTTTAATATCATGAAGGATTTAAATCACGGCTGTGCTGAGTTTAGGAGGGGGAGGGGGCGGGCCTTCAGCGCAAAGGGGACAGACAGGGTGTATTTTTGTAAACCATGTGCTCTCCTTCACACCTGTCAGTCATATAGCACTCAAGCTGCTCTCTTAACACACTACACAACCAAGAAGACTACCAAGATGGTGTCAGGGCTCGTCCTGCTGGCAAACTCTCTTCTCGGGCTCCTGAATGCATCCCTGGTGTTTGGAACCAACCTCACTGGTAGACTTCTGGCCAGTGAGGCATTCAGAAGACATTTCCACCTACTGCTCTCCACTTTGGTTCTGGTCGGGCCCGTGCTGAGTTTGTGGGTGTCCAAGTACAGCGTCTTTGCAAACGGCAACCACTATCTTTACAG GAAGTTTCTCAATTCAACTTGGGGTTGGACGTGCACCCTGACAAGTTCCTTCATCATCCTCCTCTCCCTATCGGCCCGTCACCCAGCCTCCCTCTGCCTTCGCCATCTCTCCCGACTGGGCCTCTCGGGCCTGATCTGGTGGGGCTGCCAGCGCCTCCTCACCCTGCTGGAGGACGCGGCCGGGACCTGCTACGAGCCCGTCCTCCATGGCCAGGAGAGCGCTGCCTCTTCTGCACAGCCTCTGCTGCTCCTCCATGAAGACCAGACCAAAGCGTCGTGCCTGAGCAGCAGAATGCAATGGCGGGGCTATGAAGTCTCCCAGGACGTGCTCATCCTCTGCTTGTGCTGCCTCTTGCTCGTGGAGGAGCTGTCCGTCTTTGGACGCCACCTCCACCAAAAGTCCCCCGACGGAGCCCCGCTGAGGTTCACGTTCCTCCTGTGTGTGCTTCTTCTCGCCGTCTGGGTGTTCCTGCTCCTGTGTGTGTTGGCGCACTTCCCAAAGTTCCCAGCACAGCAGCTGGGAGGAGCTCTGGGCTATCTGGGATGGAGAGGCCTCTATCAGGGATGGTTCCGCCTCAAACCGAGTTGGCACTGTCCGGGTTTGCCAGGGGACCAACTTTTAACAACAAAAGTAGAATAA